In Zingiber officinale cultivar Zhangliang chromosome 3A, Zo_v1.1, whole genome shotgun sequence, the DNA window CATTATATATTCGCGACACCTGCCATATCCGATGGAAGGCAGCGTGTTCGTTTCGAGAGGGCATATGGCGGTCAGGATTTGGTGCGCCATGCTGGCGGTGGCGTTGATCTCGGCGGCGGCGACGGCCGGCGCCGAGAAGAAGGTGATCGTCGCGATGGAGGCGCTGGTGAACTGCCAGGACTGCGCGAGCGTGGGCACGTTGAACCTAGGGAAGGCTCGACCGCTGCCGGGGGCGCGGGTGGTGGTGACGTGCCGGGACCACCGTGGCCGGGTGGTTCTCTACCAGGTGGGGAAGGCCGACGACAACGGCTATGTGTTCGCGGAGCTGTACACCACGACGATGCGGGGAGGATACTTCGACCCCGCGGAGTCGTGCGGCGCACGCCTCCTGACGTCGCCGGACGAACGGTGCGGCACCGCCACCGACGTCAACGGAGGGGGTTCAGGGGTCGCCCCTCCGGTTTCAGAACACCACCGTCCCGGGGCAGTACGCCGACATCGACGTCTACGCAGCCGGGCCGTTGGCCTTCCGGCCGCCTGACTGCCTGCCGAAGACCTCCACACAATCCTAATGGAGTAtttaactatatataataatattctTCAAGTGAATAAATTATTAATTTGGGatgtttttaaagtttttgggGCCCTGTTGAAATATTGTCATGGACatatgctaatatttaatttattttccagTTTTTAATCATATCTgcaatttttttaatttcattttttccGGTGTCTGGGAATGGCATGCTTATATCTCTTTTTCCAATTCTCCAATGCTCTTTAACACTCATTATTCCGAATTGATTGAGAACACCTCAAAAGGGTCAGTGGTAAAATATTACGAGAGTTCGAATTTTAATAagaacaaatattttaaataaattgaagtACACTTTTGAATAACTAGGAAAAATCTTTATATAGATAAATCATGATTCATAATAggatattaaaatataaaattactaaaatagtatatatatatatatatatatatatatatatatatatatatataattcgagCCTCCAAAAAAAAGAATCGATATTTTTAGACttcaaaattttattagaatcaaTTTCGATTTAAGTTAAACAATATCTCATTCAGATATTAAAAATTATGACCTTCTAAAATTTAGAAGGTATGAGAAAAAGTTGTTTATCTCTCAAATTAATTGAAAGtatagatatctaaattattcaaaaaataaagaaaaggaatttaatgGTTTAgttaaatataatatataatataaggTTAGAGCCGCCGTCAAATATATAGTTTTGTGCAACATGATGGGTTCATGTGTGTGGTCACGGCACCAGCGAAGTGTCGATTGGAAAAGCATAAGATCAGCATGCTTGagtaattaagtaaaaaaaatcaaaacgatCTTTTCTACAACTTTAATTTAGAGTTTGCTTTTCTCCTTGGTGTCTTTGCTTGCTTGCTTGTTGTGAAGATGAGATGCAGAGAATGGAATCCACGTTTCTCTTTCCTTTTGCTCTTTGTCGTAGTGATGAAGAAAGGATGGGAGAAGATGCAGACCGGGATGATGAGGTTATATGAGGCCTTTTTGTGgtgtttttatttataaaaatatttaggatatatatatatatatatatatatattttttttttttttgcctagaTATTACTGTAGATGGAAGCAAGCTGTTTTCCTCGTGGATCTAATTTTGAGAGACATGACACGGAATTGACGATTACCCAAGATGGCGGACCACTTACTTGGCCTATCTTTTCTGGAAAAGTTTTTGGGGTTGCTTTTTTATCTTCTTCGATGCAAATCTACGACGACCAAGAAACTATACGACAGAGTTTGTAGGAAGTGGAATCTCTTGAAAATACAAAAACAGAGAAAAGTAAACGTAAGTTTggtttgcaattttttttttaaaaaaatatttattttttagaaaatagaaaataatttttagatattttttatttttttcaaaaaatactatcaatttttaagaaaatgaagatgaaaaatataaatcaaacatcatttttcataaacacgtattttttaaaaaatgaaaataaaaaatgcaTATACTAAATACCTAGAATCTCATAAGttagaatatatttttttataatttttaaatcattattaaggATGTCCAATTGATACCATATTTTTATGAGTCAATTATATTATTTctcatatatttttatatttattttttaaaaataatatctaattatttttcattaataatacttaattaattttttaactaacttaattaatttttttaaatagataAATTTATTGTATAGCTGgtaagattctagcttagcaagATTTATCAATAGTTCATATCTTGCTAATTCAAAACATAAGAATAAGCATATTAATAGCGAGACAATAAGTCATTTTGTTGGACGTGTCCCACGAGAATGTATTATATCAAATTAAATGCTCGATTAGGACTTGGAGGGATGGCCTTCCGCTCACATTCCGTAGAGTTCTCAGTAGATCACAAAGAAAATATGGCAATAATCAAAAGggctttttaaatttttatgaaaaagatGTCCCaccctaaaaaaaaaatatagttaccTTCAAATATACTATTCGGTGATCACACATATTAAATTCTAAATCAATAGATTAGTTATGACAAGTTCAATTTCATAATTGTTACAAATTTGATGATACttgatatgataaataaaaaaattcaatataACTACATTTTCATAACGGCTATAATTAAGGATGAAGTTAGGATATTAATTCAGTGCAAGTGCAGTCAATCGTGCTATCTAGTAGGATAGTGATGTGACAGTGATCTCAAGAGCAGttgttgtaggaccgttgcgaccGACTAGAAGGGGGATGGATAGCCTgtaaatacaaaaacaaaaaaccaacccttctcgaacttttaaactaacacttgcaaaataaGATAAACataaagtaaatcagaaaagtaaaaggcacaccagatttgacttggttataaccggggagattgttaatccaaggaaagcgtagcactagtatctcctattgggggatcggacggccggcttgaaggggggttggatagacggcgcttccaaatcgattgatcttcctacacttgttagtatgcgcagcggaatatacaaaacaaacaagctaaaggaaattaaactaaagacaagaaagaatgcaaaccaagctacacgatcatttacggaTATGATCAAAAAATTCAATTATAGCTACAGTTTCATAACTGCTATAATTAAGGATGAAATTAGGATATTAATTCAGTGTAAGTGCAGTCAATCGTGCTATCTAGTGGGATAGTAATGTGGCAGTGATCTCAAGAGCAGTTGCTACCCCACCAAACAACGACGTGGTCACGAAAAGCAGCAACCGCTCATGAGGCAACCACGCCATTGCCTTGCAAGCAATGGTCGCTTCATGAGCGATCAATCGTGCTTCAAGACAAGTTCAATTTCATAGTTGTTACAAATTTGATGCTACAATGCATACTTAATATGATCAAAATATTCATGATATAACTACAGTTTCATAACTATTATAATTAAGGGCAAAGTTAGGATATTAGTTCAGTGCAAGTACGATCAATCACACTATCTAATAGGATAGTGATGTGGCAGTGATCTCATGAGTAGTTGCTACCCCACCAAACAGCAACGTGGCCACGCAAAGCAGCAGTCGCTCATGAAGCAACAACGATCGCATTATTGCTTGGTGGGGTGGTCACTCAAGAGGTTGCCACATCACTGCCTTGTCGAGCCTTACATCTGTTTTGCTAAATAAGAAAAAAACAGGGTTATCTTTTAGCAGAATTCTTTGTTTGTTGTGCGTGTTGGTTAGTcataggaaaatgtaccggtttcactgtacaaaaatttttgtacaagtgtcgaaccttttcttaaataacctattgtgttctttagaagttaaattaggaatcgcagacagaatttaacatcattgattccaaatttaacttatctgttcttaatggtttagatttgaatcgcaagcggaacttaacactattgattcaaatctacctaagttattaattccataaatattaattttcaaaattggcttccaggactgcatggcgaggcacatgaccttcttggatatgggagcaaccaccaccgcctaggtaaagccttttaaggaaagctaatatttatttccttaaataactctaggttaaccaaaaagaataatcgaatcacaaattcgaaaaagaagaaaacacaaactcgaaaaataaatttaaaaaactagatctaattacctcttgtatttagaattcttacaaagaaaataactagtatgatgcggaagaaaactactagttatacattctctttgtaagttaatgacctcgagatcttctgccgtattcctcgcctcgccttggatgtcatgtgggtgacgatcctccaagatgaacaccacccaaaagcttcctcctcttcttctaaaatccgatcaccaacaccaccaaggagaagagagcaaaagggaaaagagagaagagagggagggccggccacttgatgatctccaagcaagagaataagaattgtatctcatgaagccccctcaccccttcttttatattacttgcccaaggcaaataaggaaaaactttttacaaaaaataaaatcatccaagagttttttcctttttccttttaatttttccttttctttcctcttgattgaatcaatcacccaaattaatttttgtgatgattttatatttttaattatggtcggccccttgcttgggcgccaagcaaggtggtcggccacctcatcaagagaaaaggaaatatattttttttaacttttacaagaagaaatcctcttttAAAATTTACAAGTTccctttcctaaagtaggagttaaaaagggaaagttctaaaaattaaaaccatgttttaaaatttaaaacttctcttataaattttccttttttaatatgatgataaaaaattttaattttaaaacttatcttccttttttcttaaacatgaggatggttaaaaaggaaagttttaaaacttttaaaactctctattaaaatatgtggcctaattccaataaggaaagttttaaaaaattaaaatctctcttttaaaacttatagttttctacaaagagaagattttaaaaattcaaaacaaccctctctttttgatttattgtggctagccccttcatgcttggtcactaagcaagggccgacccctatagaagaggatgtggccgacccttgcttggtcaccaagcattggaccggcccacttcttggacaccaagaagagcctttcatttggatggacttgaggctataatgaggctatgacagggacctagaggagaaattggttttgtccttccgatgagcttgagtatcccgtgctcgcccccgaacacacaactcaagttcatcgataataactcattccactagagagttattatcgcactaccgcaccaatcccaaattacatcatgaactccttcttatcatgagtgagttagtctccctatgtttaagattacgaatgtccactaattaagtaagttactaacaactcacttaattaatatctagctccaagagtagtaccactcaacttcattgtcatgttggactaaatccacctgcagggtttaacatgacaatccttatgagctcctcttgggggcattctcaacctagataactaggacacagattccttctataatcaataatacacactataagtaatatcatttcccaacttatcgggcatattaatttatcgagctaaacctcaccctttgataagtcaaagaaataaacattaaatatatgtgcttgttattatattaggattaagagtacacacttccataataactaaggtctagttcttttactaggtcagtacaaaaagaacttacctaaatgatcctactcaatacacttaaagtgtatcagtgtaatttattattcaagataaactaatacttaattacactacgactattctgatggtttgttccttccatcttagtcgtgagcaactgtttataatttatagagaaccgacaacatgatcttttgagtgtgacaccacactccatgttaccttctatataaattaattgaacaattacatttaacaaataaatgcagacattgaccaatgtgattcttttatttcaaaaataaatgtttacaaaagctaggcttttagtatacactctaacaatctcccacttatactaaaagactaagctgccatatctgttgccatacatctgattcccatcccctccatatgccgattaaaagctttcaccggaagggccttagtgaaaggatcttccaggttatctgctgatgtaattttggcgacgacaacttctcctcgcttgacgatgtctcgtatcaggtggtacttgcgctctatatgtttacttgccttatgagctcatggttccttcgagtttgtaactgcaccgctattatcacaataaattgtgatgatcttgggcaaaccaggaatcacatctaagtccattgaaagttcctgagccacacagcttctttggctacctcagaggctaccacatactcagcttccatggttgaatccgagacgcatttctgcttaacactcctccatgcaatggctccacctcctagagtaaacacatagcttgatgtagacttactgttgtccctatctgattggaagtccgaattcgtataacccacagggagcaaatcatctgcctggtaaactagcatatagtctctagtccttctcaggtactttaatatatgctttaccgcagtccaggGTTActatgatatatgctaaccatgcctacgacaaaacagatatcaagtctcgtacatagcattgcatacatatggcttcctacagccgaggcataaggatctgccctcatgtcttctatctcctttgatgtcttcaaagacatctctttagataaagctactccatacctaaaaggtaagaaacctttcttggaattttgcatgctaaaacgagcaaggattgtatctatatataaagcttgggataagcacaacattctttgcttgcgatcccttataactttgaccccaagaatgtgtgcacattctcctaagtcctccatatcaaattgtttggacaaccatacccttacgtccgataataccttgacattgttgccaattaacaaaatatcatctacgtatagtacaagaaatactaccacatttctgttacacttcttgtatacacaagattcatccggacactgaataaatccatatgactggattacttcattaaaccggatgttccaagatcttgaagcttgcttcagtccataaatggaccgattgagcttatacactagatgctctttgcccttttcaatgaacccttctggttgcttcatatggatgttttcttcaagacttccatt includes these proteins:
- the LOC122050399 gene encoding uncharacterized protein LOC122050399, encoding MEGSVFVSRGHMAVRIWCAMLAVALISAAATAGAEKKVIVAMEALVNCQDCASVGTLNLGKARPLPGARVVVTCRDHRGRVVLYQVGKADDNGYVFAELYTTTMRGGYFDPAESCGARLLTSPDERCGTATDVNGGGSGVAPPVSEHHRPGAVRRHRRLRSRAVGLPAA